The window CATATAATATGGCAGTTGAATCTTTTGTAGTAGAAATGGTTGCCGATACATTAAACAAAGGGCTTCCGTTATAAAGTATAATTTCCAAGTTTCCTTTAAAATTTGGTCCGGAAACATCAGTAATAGAAACCATTGTTCTGGTACCATTGGTAATTATTTTGGCTTTTCGTTTACTAAGTTTCAGTGCATATGTTTGGTAAGGTTTTGTAGGAACACGATCGAAAAATACATCCCAACCGCCACTTGAAGGACTAAGGCTCCGTTTTCCAACCCTCAAAATAAATACTGGATTAAGGCCAGCGGCAATTTCGACAAAGCTCTTCTGTTTTTTAAGCTGAATACTTTTAAAAAGTGGTTTCGAAGCATCCAAGTCTAAAATCATTTTCGCGAAAGTTCCTTTTCCTGCAGGCCAGCTTAAGGTTATTTCTTTTTGATATGAAGAAACCTTTGCTCCATTTTTTTTATAGGCAGTTAAATCGATAGAAGTTTGCGCTTTTGAAGAGAAAGTAAGTAGCAAAATTATGAAGCTCCAAATTGACTTCTGTAAGAAAGTCAAAAACGCTTTGAATAATAAATTGCGACAATTAATTGGTGCTTTTCCAGTTGAAAATCTGCTCATAAAGTGGTTAGTTTGGTTAGCATTAATCTTTTATAGGGATAAAGGATTAAATCAAATATGAACAAAAATTTTAGGTAAAACGTTTTACTTATGTATCAAATTTGATGTATTAAGAGGAATCTTATTCTAAAAATTCATACTTATTTTCTTATAAATCGTAAACCACAGCCTTCGATACAAGGTGGATTAAGCGTTAAAGTTTTAGCAGTTGCTTTATAATAATAGGTAAAAGGACGAGTTTGATTTTTGGAAGTTACTTCCATTTTTACGCTATCTATGATCTTGAATGTCAGTAAATCCGGTATTGCATCACCTTCTATACTTCCTGATTTATTAAGGACAAGGTATTTTGAATCGCCCTTTACCTTCATATATTTACCGCTACCATCACCAGGGTCGGCCAAAGTTTCGGTTAGTTTCCAGGTTCCATAAACTTCACCTATACCATCACCGGTTTTTTTACATGACAAGTAAACTATACTTAAGGTAATTATTAGGGCTAATGTGATTCTTTTCATAGCTGGTTGATTTCTTAAATATACGTTAGTCAAAGAAAAAACGCTACATAAGTAATTATTAAAAACAGAAAAATCTCTTAGAAATACTATCCAAGAGATCTTTCTGTTTTGCAAATCTAAGCAAGTAATATTTTCGATTATAGCAATTCCACTTCAGCTAAAATAGGGAAATGATCTGAAGGAAACTTTCCATAATAGGTATCTGTTAAAATTCCCCATCTGCTTGCAGTAAACTGTTTGCTCATAAAAATATGATCGATAACTGCTTGTCCGCGAGGCGTTTTGAAACTACTGAAAGACGCATTGTTGGCATAAGGAAACTTTACTTTGCTATGCACATCAGTTAAAACTGTTGATGTAGCAAGTAATTTATACCATTCACTATCTCTGCCACCATTAAGATCACCAGTTAATAAGACAGGTTTATTACCAGCAATTTCATTAATTTTTTTCAATATCAGTTTGCTACTTTCTTGGCGGGCCACAACTCCTTGATGATCGTAATGAACATTAAATGCATAAAATTGCTTTTTCGATTTCAAATCTTCGAGATAAACCCAAGAGCAAATTCTATTACAGCAAGTAGCATCCCATCCTTTACCTGGCACATCTGGCGTTTCAGACAACCAGAAATCACCACTTTTAATTAATTTGAAACGGTCTTTTTTATAATAAATCACC is drawn from Pedobacter mucosus and contains these coding sequences:
- a CDS encoding endonuclease/exonuclease/phosphatase family protein gives rise to the protein MKTRIWLIAAIISFSSLALKAQQITISTFNIRYDNPGDSGNRWVDRAPVVANLIRFHKFDVLGVQEGLKNQLDDISKSLPEYARYGKGRDDGKDAGEHSVIYYKKDRFKLIKSGDFWLSETPDVPGKGWDATCCNRICSWVYLEDLKSKKQFYAFNVHYDHQGVVARQESSKLILKKINEIAGNKPVLLTGDLNGGRDSEWYKLLATSTVLTDVHSKVKFPYANNASFSSFKTPRGQAVIDHIFMSKQFTASRWGILTDTYYGKFPSDHFPILAEVELL